One Obesumbacterium proteus DNA window includes the following coding sequences:
- the panD gene encoding aspartate 1-decarboxylase: MVRTMLQGKLHRVKVTQADLHYEGSCAIDQDFLDAAGILQYEAIDIYNVDNGQRFSTYAIAAERGSKIISVNGAAARCACVGDTMIICSYVQMSDEQARSHNPKVAYFEGDNVMKRLAKAVPVQVA, translated from the coding sequence ATGGTACGCACTATGTTGCAAGGCAAACTGCACCGCGTCAAAGTGACTCAGGCAGATTTGCACTACGAAGGTTCCTGCGCCATCGATCAGGATTTTTTAGACGCAGCGGGGATCCTGCAATATGAAGCCATCGATATCTACAACGTAGATAACGGTCAGCGCTTCTCGACCTACGCGATTGCCGCCGAACGCGGTTCAAAAATTATTTCCGTCAACGGCGCTGCGGCTCGCTGTGCATGCGTCGGCGATACCATGATTATCTGTTCTTACGTACAGATGTCTGATGAACAGGCTCGCTCACACAATCCTAAAGTTGCCTATTTTGAAGGTGATAATGTGATGAAGCGCTTGGCAAAAGCCGTTCCGGTGCAGGTGGCGTAA
- a CDS encoding polysaccharide deacetylase family protein translates to MKLFQSITAGLLFSLYVIFIPQTAFADLLPDSWQQYQYMQAERDSEIYSLVGEHVIPVGQIKQGQVLNVFQADAEYYEFRFGNGTGFIAREDLSERKKPEAPRDNLGDLRKKSFQNLVTSRSVTVYSQADNQSTPVATLEENLRYPILNKQKDRLNQTWYEINLGDRLGYVSELDAELDNGIAVLTYHHILKNEENKRFRHTSTTTSDVAFSNQMAYLKQAGYTTLSMYQLEGYLNGTMNLPAKAVVLTFDDGLKSVYRYAYPVLKQNGQRATAFIISSRIKRHPQAWNPNGLQFTSISELREMQDVFDIQSHTHFLHRVSANKQPILFSRSYHNILFDFQHSRRALSQFNPHVQYLSYPFGGYNQKAMDAARDAGFHLAVTTVKGRVRMGDNPFALKRLYVLRTDSVQSMASLIANKPQPVPEKPDAGVVKVPAAAVK, encoded by the coding sequence ATGAAGCTATTTCAATCAATAACAGCCGGATTGCTGTTCTCTCTCTATGTTATTTTTATACCGCAAACGGCTTTTGCAGACTTACTGCCCGATAGCTGGCAGCAATATCAATACATGCAAGCCGAGCGTGATAGTGAAATTTATTCGCTGGTGGGGGAGCATGTGATCCCCGTTGGGCAAATTAAGCAGGGGCAGGTGCTGAACGTCTTTCAGGCCGATGCTGAGTATTACGAGTTTCGCTTTGGCAACGGTACAGGCTTTATTGCGCGTGAAGACTTGAGCGAGCGTAAAAAACCGGAAGCGCCGCGTGATAACTTGGGCGATCTGCGCAAGAAAAGTTTTCAAAATCTTGTCACCAGTCGCTCGGTGACCGTGTATAGCCAAGCTGATAATCAAAGTACCCCAGTCGCCACGCTGGAGGAAAACCTGCGTTATCCGATCCTGAATAAACAAAAGGATCGTCTTAATCAGACATGGTATGAAATTAACTTAGGCGATCGCCTTGGCTATGTGAGTGAGCTAGACGCGGAGCTGGATAACGGCATTGCGGTACTGACTTATCATCATATCCTGAAAAATGAAGAGAATAAGCGTTTTCGCCATACGTCGACTACGACGTCAGACGTGGCATTTAGCAACCAAATGGCCTATTTGAAACAGGCTGGCTATACCACGCTCTCCATGTATCAGTTGGAAGGATACTTAAACGGCACCATGAACTTACCCGCCAAAGCGGTGGTGCTGACGTTTGATGATGGACTCAAATCGGTCTATCGCTATGCCTATCCGGTGCTCAAACAGAATGGGCAACGCGCTACGGCGTTTATTATCTCTTCGCGCATCAAACGCCATCCGCAGGCTTGGAATCCGAATGGGCTACAGTTTACGAGCATTTCAGAGCTGCGTGAGATGCAGGATGTATTTGATATTCAGTCGCATACGCACTTTTTACATCGCGTGAGTGCAAACAAGCAGCCGATTTTATTCAGCCGTTCATATCATAATATTTTGTTTGATTTCCAACATTCGCGAAGGGCGCTTTCGCAGTTTAATCCGCACGTTCAATATTTGTCGTATCCCTTTGGTGGCTATAACCAAAAGGCGATGGACGCGGCGCGTGACGCAGGATTTCACCTAGCGGTGACGACGGTTAAGGGAAGGGTTCGAATGGGGGATAACCCGTTTGCGCTGAAGCGTTTATATGTGCTGCGTACTGATTCGGTGCAAAGCATGGCGTCATTGATTGCTAACAAGCCACAGCCGGTGCCAGAAAAGCCGGATGCCGGAGTGGTTAAAGTACCCGCGGCGGCGGTGAAATAA